From the Blastocatellia bacterium genome, one window contains:
- a CDS encoding DUF444 family protein, which yields MTVQRNDWSLQRKGIIDQERHKERVRDAIKKNLGSIVSNESIILSDGKKTVKVPMRSLDEYKFRFDPRKKKQVGQGDGNSKVGDVIAREGNQQGQGQGKGQAGSGGGQDYYEAEVNIDELAALIFEDLQLPYMQEKAKKEMPSKTTKFTEIRRSGVMSNLDKRRSILENIRRNAKEAGAAKIGNFKKEDLRFKTWEEDIRHESNAVVIAMMDVSGCATEGHLIEMADGSYKDISKMEIGDQVACIDLKNHKKTTSSVTMTYKKTTDRTYLIETQDAKLRTTAEHKFFVYDEANNQILEKQASEIKVEDKLILVNSWGTTSLNNSTLSKEQAYLIGVLLGDGYLKIPTKQGSYGTYLTITDQNIDRLKVYQELFQIAFNKASKINLKRNENTRQHLQVSSSSLVRELEQIYPMLKKRSPQRYIEKSIYLESPEIRAAFLQGLFDAEGTLSHHSVMLYSSSYTLVKQVKQLLSYWGIRARINGFWQSSDRIKEEFVKEGIYYSLSINSKDAITFQENIGFRCKEKAEKLSNLVAKQEQAINAMRSKYIMPFMWREKFGHLAKTKRVYGYYKSNLEALSYSQLQSIASDPKASLEDILAIDNVLKNQFIVSKIKTITPCDEIISVYDFEVANHHNYIMDGILSHNSMGEFKKYIARSFYFWMVRFLKTKYDNVKIIFISHHTEAKEVTEEQFFTQGESGGTVVSSAYKLALSIIKERFPATDWNIYPFHFSDGDNYYSDNDEAVKLADELIKTCNLFGYGEIGEEGASSYRRSSGALLSLYKDHLKNKDRFIGVRIDDKEDVYPALKEFFGKRGEKV from the coding sequence ATGACTGTACAACGTAATGATTGGAGTTTACAAAGAAAAGGTATTATTGACCAAGAACGTCATAAAGAACGTGTGCGAGATGCAATCAAGAAAAATTTAGGCTCAATTGTTTCTAATGAATCTATTATTCTTTCTGATGGAAAAAAAACTGTTAAAGTCCCAATGCGTTCACTTGATGAATATAAATTTCGCTTTGACCCAAGAAAGAAAAAACAAGTTGGTCAAGGTGATGGCAATAGCAAAGTAGGTGATGTTATTGCACGTGAAGGTAATCAACAAGGCCAAGGTCAAGGCAAAGGCCAAGCCGGAAGTGGTGGCGGACAAGATTATTATGAGGCTGAAGTAAATATTGATGAACTTGCAGCACTGATTTTTGAAGACCTACAACTTCCTTATATGCAGGAAAAAGCAAAAAAGGAAATGCCTTCAAAAACTACTAAATTTACAGAAATTCGCCGTTCAGGTGTAATGTCTAATTTAGATAAACGTAGATCTATATTAGAAAATATACGTAGAAATGCTAAAGAAGCTGGAGCAGCCAAAATTGGTAATTTCAAAAAAGAAGACCTAAGATTTAAGACTTGGGAAGAGGATATTCGCCACGAGTCAAATGCTGTAGTAATAGCAATGATGGATGTTTCGGGTTGTGCTACAGAAGGTCACTTAATAGAAATGGCAGATGGTTCTTATAAAGATATTTCTAAAATGGAAATTGGTGATCAAGTAGCGTGTATTGATTTGAAAAACCATAAAAAAACCACTTCTTCTGTAACAATGACTTACAAAAAAACTACAGATCGAACTTATCTTATTGAAACACAAGATGCCAAATTAAGAACAACTGCTGAACATAAATTTTTTGTTTATGATGAAGCAAACAACCAAATTCTAGAAAAACAAGCTTCTGAAATTAAAGTAGAAGATAAATTAATCTTAGTAAATTCTTGGGGAACAACATCTCTAAATAACTCAACACTTAGCAAAGAACAAGCTTATTTAATAGGCGTGTTGCTTGGAGATGGATATTTGAAAATACCTACTAAACAAGGTAGTTATGGAACATATTTAACAATTACAGATCAAAATATTGATAGATTGAAAGTTTATCAAGAACTCTTTCAAATAGCTTTTAATAAAGCTTCAAAAATTAACTTAAAAAGAAATGAAAATACCCGACAACATTTGCAAGTAAGCAGCAGTAGTTTAGTTAGAGAACTAGAGCAAATTTACCCTATGTTAAAAAAGCGTTCTCCGCAAAGATATATTGAAAAATCTATTTATTTGGAAAGTCCAGAAATAAGAGCCGCATTTTTACAAGGCTTATTTGATGCAGAAGGCACACTTAGCCATCATAGTGTGATGCTATACTCCTCTAGTTATACGTTAGTAAAACAAGTTAAGCAACTACTTTCTTACTGGGGTATTCGTGCAAGAATTAATGGTTTTTGGCAATCTAGCGACCGGATAAAAGAAGAATTTGTTAAGGAAGGTATTTATTATTCACTATCAATAAATTCAAAAGATGCTATTACTTTTCAAGAAAATATTGGTTTTAGATGTAAAGAAAAGGCAGAAAAACTTTCTAATTTAGTAGCAAAACAAGAACAAGCTATTAATGCTATGAGAAGCAAATATATAATGCCTTTTATGTGGAGGGAAAAGTTTGGTCATTTAGCAAAAACAAAACGGGTTTATGGCTACTATAAATCAAATTTAGAAGCTCTTTCATATAGCCAATTGCAAAGCATAGCTAGTGACCCTAAAGCTAGCTTAGAGGACATTTTAGCTATTGATAATGTTTTGAAAAATCAATTTATTGTTTCCAAAATCAAAACTATTACACCTTGTGATGAAATAATTTCTGTTTATGATTTTGAAGTAGCTAATCATCATAACTACATTATGGATGGGATTTTAAGCCATAATAGTATGGGAGAGTTTAAGAAATATATCGCACGTAGTTTTTACTTCTGGATGGTACGATTTCTTAAGACAAAGTATGATAATGTAAAAATTATTTTTATTAGCCATCATACAGAAGCAAAAGAAGTTACAGAGGAGCAATTTTTTACACAAGGTGAATCTGGTGGAACGGTTGTAAGTTCTGCTTATAAACTAGCTTTATCAATTATTAAAGAACGGTTTCCAGCAACGGATTGGAATATTTACCCTTTCCACTTTTCTGATGGTGATAACTACTATTCAGATAATGATGAAGCCGTTAAACTGGCAGATGAGCTTATTAAAACCTGTAACCTCTTTGGTTATGGTGAAATAGGCGAAGAGGGCGCGTCAAGCTATCGTCGTTCTAGCGGAGCATTACTTTCTTTATATAAAGATCATCTAAAAAACAAAGATCGCTTTATTGGAGTTCGTATAGATGATAAAGAGGATGTTTACCCAGCATTAAAAGAGTTTTTTGGCAAACGGGGCGAAAAAGTTTAA